The following nucleotide sequence is from Cucumis melo cultivar AY chromosome 1, USDA_Cmelo_AY_1.0, whole genome shotgun sequence.
tatctGACTTTTAGATAACACATTTAAAAGATGAGATAAAGTTTATGAATGTACCACTCCTTTTCATAACATTTCACCAAACGAATATGTTTGCAAATATTTCGAATTGTATTTGTTGGAAGGGccaaaatgaaagaaaagcATCTCTATTTAAGATATTTGTTATGAAATCGACAaacaaagaagatgaaaaaagagaaacgataaagaaaaagaatgagatAAAGATATGATAAATCGATTGATTTAGTATTGAAGAAAAATATTAgataattcaaattaaaaaaacataggtaattttcttttaattttatggAAGCAGCAAGATAGAGAAGGAGGAAGCGGGGGTGGCTGGCAATTGGCATGGGTGAGAGAATTGGGTCCGATAGCAAAAGCCCAATCCACCAAAACTCAGCCCACGTAGTCCCAGATTCTAacaaggcccccaaaggagagCCCATTAACAACAACCATCGAATGACAGGTCCTCTCACGTCCACTAAATATCCCGCTGACGTGTCGCTCAATTTCTTCGTCAATACCTTAACCAACACGACCTCAACAGAACAAAACATTACCTTAAGCAGAATCAAACGCGAACATTAGAATTTCCaaagataaaaattaaaataaaataaaataaatacagtCAGAACTACAAAAACAGCTAGCATTAGCATAGCAATCTTCTACTCCCACTGAGATCACGCCACGTCAGAAATACAATCCACCGTAGCTCAATTACCATCTCACGTGGCAAAATCTGCACCGTTATTCCCCTCCATGCTCCACCTAGGAAAACGAGATTTGGAGGGAAAAAAGgcaaataatagtaataataaataataatattatgaGTATTATGGCTTTGGAAAATATAAATGTTAaagaggaaaggaaaaaaaaaaaaaaaaaaagaaggaaatatAAATGGTTTGGTTTTTAATAAAGTGGCGATGACGATCCTAACTAAGAGACTTGTGTCTGATCAGTTTCGTACGTCGGGGCATTCAGCGGGGAATTGAACCGAATTTCCGGCCATGGAATTCTAGAGCTTTCTATTGAGGTAAGATTCTTGATATCTCCTTCACGTTCGGGTTGCTGGTTCCGTTTTCGAATTGGGAATATCCTCAGAGATTTTCGATCTCTTTTGTGTCAGATCTGATACGTTTTTCGTTCGCGGAATATCGAATTAGGGTTTGTGGTAGCTGGATTCTATTGGGTTTGTTGCTGTGCTCAATATGGGTATAGAGGAAGATTTTTCTGTAATTTAGGGTTCTTGCGTTAGGGGGTTGATTCAAATGGAGGACGGTGTGAGATCTGCCGGTGGTTCGTCGGGGGTCTTGGTGAAGACTAGGAACTCTTCTGGTTGCTTAATTGTTAGAAAAAAAGAGGATGGGTTAGGAGGTGCTGGTTCTTCGGGCTCACGCTTGCTTAATgcaaagaaggagaagaagagacCTAGGTTGGTTTTGAGTGATTCTGGGTCCAGCGACGAGGTGTTGTTGCCTTATCGTAGACGGGTTGGTCCTGAAACCATTCGGGTTTGTAATGGTTTGAATTCTTTTGGGAAGGATGTTTTGGACGGGAGTGGAAGTATCAGAAAGAAGGATAGGTTGCAGTATGTTAAGCGGAATGATGATGGTTTAATCAACAGGATGGATGTAGATGGTTTACGAAGAAATATGGACACCTTAGATGTCTTTGAGTTCGATGAGTATGATGAAATTGATGGTGATGCTAGGCGGATGAAGCATTTTAATGACAGTGGAGAAAGACGGTTTGTTGGTGCCATGAAATTGCCTCAAAGTGGGATCGAGAGGGAATTTGGAACCACTTCTAGCAGGCATGGTTTGGCGGACAAGAGGAAGAATTTTTATGCTGAACAAACCAATAGCTTTGATCGGGACAGACCTTCAAGAAAGATTAATTATGACTCAGATGATGACGGACCTCACCTCCCAACACCTTTGTTGAGAGATAAGTTTAGGGGTCATTCCGATGAAGCAATCAGGGTTCAGGGGAAAAATGGAGTTTTGAAGGTCATGGTgaataagaagaaaaatgtGAGTGGAGCTTCCGATATTTTTGAGCATCGCAAAATAGAAGAAAGTAGAAAGGGTCTAAGGACTGAAGATACCCAGAAAAGGAAAGTGTTAGTTTCTCCTTCACTTCACCCAGAAACTAAGCCCAATGTGAAACAGGATCTCTTTTCTAAGCCAGAGAAAGACCATACAGATTTTCAAACTTCGGCATCAACAAAAAATGTAAAAGGTAGCAGTTGGGATTCAGGTGATGGCAGTGTGTCATTGAAGGCGAGAAAAAAGGTTGTTGAAGCTCAGAAATCTACCAAGAAGGCAAGTTGTGAAGTTGAAAAAGTTCCATGTGAAGATACTCCCCCAAGTACAGCAAAGGAAGGAAAAGTAAAACGAGGCAGTGGAACAGAGAAACAAAAGCTACGTGAAAGGATCAGGGGAATGCTCCTTAGTGCTGGCTGGAAAATCGATTACAGACCTAGAAGAAATAGAGATTATTTAGATGCTGTCTATGTTAATCCCACTGGAACAGCTTATTGGTCAATTATTAAAGCTTATGATGCCCTTCAAAAGCAATTGAATGAAGATGGAGCAGAGGCTAAACCTATTGCTGATGGTTCGTTTACACCAATATCAGATGATATTCTTAGTCAATTAACCAGGAAAACTAGAaagaaaattgagaaagaatggAAAAATAAGCGGAGAGATGATAGTGACAGTGAAAATGCTAAAGATGCAAGTGCTCTAAGATCTGCTGGTACAAAAAATGACATGGACAGCATGGACAGTGACAGCAACGAAGAAAAGTTAAGCTCTTTCATAAAGCAGGGTggaaaatcttttaaaaataaattgaacGATAATGGGTTACCCAATGTAAACTCCAAAGGTCAAAGTTCTAGTAAGTATTCTCGTGATGCCGTTGTGAAATCTTCTTCTGGATCCAATTCACGTGTTTTACATGGAAGAAAAGGTAGAAAGCTTGGATTGTTAGTTCGTGGATCTAGTAGAGGATTAGATTCAGAGAATGATGGATATGTTCCATATACTGGTAAAAGGACTCTGCTTTCCTGGCTTATTGATTCCGGAACTGTGCAGTTGAGCCAAAAGGTCCGCTACATGAACCGCAGACAGACCCGGGTAATGCTGGAGGGGTGGATTACGAGAGATGGCATTCATTGTGGTTGCTGTAGCAAAATCCTCACTGTCTCAAAGTTTGAGATACATGCTGGAAGCAAACTACGCCAACCTTTTCAAAACATCTTTTTGGAGTCTGGGCTTTCTCTTCTGCAGTGCCAGAGAGATGCATGGAATAGACAGGAGGATTCTAAACTCCTCAGTTTCCACACGGTTGAAATTGACGGTGATGATCCAAATGATGATACATGTGGCATCTGTGGAGATGGTGGAGACTTGATCTGTTGTGATGGGTGTCCATCAACGTTTCATCAGAGTTGTTTAGATATTCTGGTGAGTGTCTAGTTTCTTGTGCTTGTCAGTAGGTTTGCCTAGTATGTTTGCTCCCGCATTAATActagttttttcttttgcaatgccacttgtttaattttatttattgatcACAGTTTATGGTACTATTTACCTCGATGTAATGTTAGGTTCGATTCTCCCTCTCCAATTGAGCTATGCTCATTTTAGCGACGGTTTATGATGCTAATAACTTAGGAGGCTAGAAATAATTTTTAGCTGAATTTAGGGAATTGAGTACAGGGGATTATTTGTTTGGACACACACATTCCTTCTCTCTCACTTCATGCATAAATTTTAGAAAGCTTACACTGGTTTTTGTGGTTTTAGTTGTTTTATTTGTCTGATTTTTTCCTCATCCCTTCGCTTTGAATGAGCATTCTTTCTGCTCACCTTTTTGTTTCTCATCCTGaaattaattcttttggtatcaAACGAGAATTAGTCGAGGGTAGACTTTAGATGATATACAATTGAATTCGCCTACACCCATCAGCTTAAGCTTTTAGGTCAATCGGTGATATGACAGCTTTAGCTTTTGGGTCAATTGGTGAAGATTTgaatagaataattttttatttcctATCAATGATGGAAAGATACATCACCTTCTTATATAGTAGAAAGGCTCAATACATTAAAGGAACAAATTACAATGAGAATAAAACAAGATCATTGGTGATTTTACAATTTACatctaattattttatttacaaCCAACAATAGAGTACTTGAGTGATATATTTTTGCCCGTATTAGCTAAGTATCTCCaatttttttagttaaaaaaatCAGACTTGCCCTCCTTTAATTGCCTTTTCTCTTTGGTACAGATTCCTCCTGGTGATTGGCACTGCCCAAATTGTACTTGCAAGTATTGTGGAGTTGCCGGTACTGATATTTCCGAGGGAGACAGTACCAGTATTCCTGAGATATCTACTTGCATATTATGCGAGAAAAAATGTATgactcaattttttcttttcatttcttctctCTTCCTTGCTCAACAACTGTCGTTGTAGAATTTTTATTTCGGTTATTGCTGCAGTTCATGAATCTTGCAATCCGGAGATGGATACTCCTGTTCATTCCAGTGGTCTAGTCACTTCTTTTTGTGGCAAGAGTTGCAGAGAGGTAGCAAAAGTTTTAATTTATTCTAGCTCTCAATCTTATTTTAGTATGTCTTTAGATTTCCACTAGTTATTTGTTAATGTGGATGGTATGAATAAAGTTGTTGAGCAACTGTGGACATTATTCACTTTTCCAATAGTTATTTGCTGTAGACTGTAGTTATTCCTGAGACTTCTATGGAGAGAAGTCGCTAGGTTT
It contains:
- the LOC103489665 gene encoding uncharacterized protein LOC103489665, which codes for MEDGVRSAGGSSGVLVKTRNSSGCLIVRKKEDGLGGAGSSGSRLLNAKKEKKRPRLVLSDSGSSDEVLLPYRRRVGPETIRVCNGLNSFGKDVLDGSGSIRKKDRLQYVKRNDDGLINRMDVDGLRRNMDTLDVFEFDEYDEIDGDARRMKHFNDSGERRFVGAMKLPQSGIEREFGTTSSRHGLADKRKNFYAEQTNSFDRDRPSRKINYDSDDDGPHLPTPLLRDKFRGHSDEAIRVQGKNGVLKVMVNKKKNVSGASDIFEHRKIEESRKGLRTEDTQKRKVLVSPSLHPETKPNVKQDLFSKPEKDHTDFQTSASTKNVKGSSWDSGDGSVSLKARKKVVEAQKSTKKASCEVEKVPCEDTPPSTAKEGKVKRGSGTEKQKLRERIRGMLLSAGWKIDYRPRRNRDYLDAVYVNPTGTAYWSIIKAYDALQKQLNEDGAEAKPIADGSFTPISDDILSQLTRKTRKKIEKEWKNKRRDDSDSENAKDASALRSAGTKNDMDSMDSDSNEEKLSSFIKQGGKSFKNKLNDNGLPNVNSKGQSSSKYSRDAVVKSSSGSNSRVLHGRKGRKLGLLVRGSSRGLDSENDGYVPYTGKRTLLSWLIDSGTVQLSQKVRYMNRRQTRVMLEGWITRDGIHCGCCSKILTVSKFEIHAGSKLRQPFQNIFLESGLSLLQCQRDAWNRQEDSKLLSFHTVEIDGDDPNDDTCGICGDGGDLICCDGCPSTFHQSCLDILIPPGDWHCPNCTCKYCGVAGTDISEGDSTSIPEISTCILCEKKFHESCNPEMDTPVHSSGLVTSFCGKSCRELFESLQKNLGVKHELDAGFSWSLIRRASEDSDVSVRGLSQRIESNSKLAVALTVMDECFLPIVDRRSGINLIHNVLYNCGSNFSRLNYSGFYTAILERGDEIISAATIRFHGTKLAEMPFIGTRHIYRRQGMCRRLFCAIESALRVFKVEKLIIPAIAELMHTWNVIFGFSPLEQSLKQEMRLMNMLVFPGTDMLQKLLIQETIVEENTSNGSGAKQTDCRSTEFSSPKMETETSSGHEPQSCDDMEQHHSKEKTNEAAVPNLKPESVSVSLNDTSAANSPLDTFCEVKASGSPMQTVNSESDSGDQVKCSSPSDSTNSLQRKNQPEIQHGIEDNVQSTSQCIEVDTSSDNFHEPKVKVSDEGIICSNFQEPKVKVSDEGIFCSNSHAGHELADSFSEKKSISPAIGNGIDEFGNDIPAVDCPEDDKPFNKINGHEFHEDDALVNALKPAHSVENFANDIISENPLVSSTSLCDTNGRPFETASDCKNPGPYGKETISDGIYDGENSPRSCGAKAKGDSHEERAESGSV